The proteins below are encoded in one region of Pyxidicoccus trucidator:
- a CDS encoding histidine triad nucleotide-binding protein: MSDCLFCRIRDGLIPARIVYRDELCLAFEDINPQAPTHVLFVPLQHIATVNDITAEDREVVGHLFTAAAKVARERGHADNGYRVVMNTQRDAGQTVFHIHLHLLAGRPLLWPPG; encoded by the coding sequence ATGTCCGACTGCCTCTTCTGCCGAATCCGAGACGGCCTCATCCCCGCGCGCATCGTCTACCGCGATGAGCTGTGCCTGGCCTTCGAGGACATCAATCCCCAGGCGCCCACTCACGTGCTGTTCGTCCCGCTCCAGCACATCGCCACGGTGAACGACATCACCGCGGAGGACCGCGAGGTGGTGGGCCACCTCTTCACCGCCGCCGCCAAGGTGGCCCGGGAGCGCGGCCACGCCGACAACGGCTACCGTGTGGTCATGAACACCCAGCGCGACGCCGGGCAGACGGTGTTCCACATCCACCTGCACCTGCTGGCGGGCCGGCCCCTGCTGTGGCCGCCGGGCTGA
- a CDS encoding YoaK family protein: MPFSAQSSPRHRRAYTVLSLLLAGVAGAVNATGFVALGLHTSHMSGNMATLGESLASRDWRMAMLGAQVLLAFLLGAVAASALMEAARHRARGRHAPALLLEAVILGGIGVWLTSTPGTREPTLMWGLSFAMGLQNALVTRVSGAVVRTTHITGVLTDIGIQVVQMFAWVRDGARGDGFRGVLRQMRALPSAIQFERTRLHLGLAAAFLFGCTTGPMLYLQYGPATLGLPCAVLVLLAALDLSPAALAQAEPAPRT, translated from the coding sequence ATGCCTTTCAGCGCCCAATCGTCCCCTCGCCATCGACGCGCCTACACGGTGCTCTCCCTGCTGCTGGCGGGCGTGGCGGGGGCGGTGAACGCCACGGGCTTCGTGGCGCTCGGGCTCCACACGTCCCATATGTCCGGAAACATGGCCACGCTGGGCGAGTCCCTCGCGTCCCGGGACTGGCGCATGGCGATGCTGGGCGCGCAGGTGCTGCTGGCCTTCCTGCTGGGGGCCGTGGCCGCGTCCGCGTTGATGGAGGCCGCGCGTCACCGCGCGAGGGGCCGGCATGCGCCCGCGCTGCTGCTGGAGGCGGTCATCCTGGGGGGCATCGGCGTGTGGCTCACGTCCACGCCCGGCACGCGCGAGCCCACCCTCATGTGGGGCCTGTCCTTCGCCATGGGCCTGCAGAACGCGCTCGTCACCCGCGTGTCCGGCGCGGTGGTGCGCACCACGCACATCACGGGCGTCCTCACCGACATCGGCATCCAGGTGGTGCAGATGTTCGCCTGGGTGCGGGACGGCGCCCGGGGCGACGGCTTCCGGGGCGTGCTGCGCCAGATGCGGGCGTTGCCCTCCGCCATCCAGTTCGAGCGCACCCGGCTGCACCTGGGACTGGCCGCCGCCTTCCTCTTCGGGTGCACCACCGGGCCGATGCTCTATCTCCAGTACGGCCCGGCCACGCTGGGGCTGCCGTGCGCGGTGCTGGTGCTGCTGGCGGCGCTCGACTTGAGCCCCGCCGCCCTTGCCCAGGCCGAGCCCGCGCCGCGCACCTGA